One genomic segment of Bos javanicus breed banteng chromosome 23, ARS-OSU_banteng_1.0, whole genome shotgun sequence includes these proteins:
- the LOC133236717 gene encoding N-acetyllactosaminide beta-1,6-N-acetylglucosaminyl-transferase-like isoform X1, translating into MPSPMRSLFIISVSCVIVFIVFCVFNFGGEQGFQRLNNSDTWVLTQVCTSLIKDKTPLLWRNKLMMYEKSSCEAYLTQSHYITAPLSKEEAEFRLAYIMVIHHNFDTFARLFRAIYMPQNVYCVHVDEKATVEFKDSVEQLLSCFPNAFLASKMEPVVYGGISRLQADLNCIKDLAALEVPWKYALNTCGQDFPLKTNREIVQYLKGFKGKNITPGVLPPAHAVGRTKYVHREHLGKELSYVIRTTALKPPPPHNLTIYFGSAYVALSREFTNFVLHDPRALDLLQWSKDTFSPDEHFWVTLNRIPEGTILRTT; encoded by the exons ATGCCTTCACCGATGCGTTCCCTCTTCATCATTTCTGTCTCTTGTGTCATCGTTTTCATCGTGTTTTGTGTGTTCAACTTTGGGGGAGAGCAAGGCTTCCAGAGGCTAAATAACTCAGACACTTGGGTGCTGACTCAGGTTTGCACATCCCTTATCAAAGACAAAACACCGTTACTTTGGAGAAACAAACTCATGATGTATGAGAAGTCTTCCTGCGAGGCGTACCTGACCCAAAGCCACTACATCACGGCACCCTTATCAAAGGAAGAAGCCGAGTTTCGTTTGGCATATATCATGGTCATCCATCACAACTTCGACACCTTTGCGAGGCTCTTCAGGGCTATTTACATGCCTCAGAATGTCTACTGTGTTCATGTGGATGAGAAAGCGACAGTTGAATTTAAAGACTCAGTGGAGCAGTTACTGAGCTGCTTCCCAAATGCTTTTCTGGCTTCCAAGATGGAGCCCGTGGTCTATGGTGGGATTTCCAGGCTCCAGGCTGACCTGAACTGCATCAAAGATCTTGCAGCCTTGGAGGTTCCCTGGAAATACGCCCTCAACACCTGTGGGCAAGATTTCCCCCTGAAAACCAACAGGGAGATCGTTCAGTATCTGAAGGGATTTAAAGGGAAAAACATCACCCCCGGGGTGCTGCCCCCAGCTCACGCAGTTGGGCGGACTAAGTATGTCCACCGGGAGCACCTGGGCAAAGAGCTTTCCTATGTGATAAGAACCACAGCCTTGAAGCCGCCTCCTCCCCACAATCTCACCATCTACTTTGGCTCTGCCTATGTGGCCCTGTCCAGAGAGTTTACCAACTTTGTTCTCCACGACCCACGGGCCCTTGACTTGCTCCAATGGTCCAAAGACACCTTCAGTCCGGATGAACATTTCTGGGTGACGCTCAATAGGATTCCAG agggcACAATACTCAGAACCACATAA
- the LOC133236717 gene encoding N-acetyllactosaminide beta-1,6-N-acetylglucosaminyl-transferase-like isoform X2 — protein sequence MPSPMRSLFIISVSCVIVFIVFCVFNFGGEQGFQRLNNSDTWVLTQVCTSLIKDKTPLLWRNKLMMYEKSSCEAYLTQSHYITAPLSKEEAEFRLAYIMVIHHNFDTFARLFRAIYMPQNVYCVHVDEKATVEFKDSVEQLLSCFPNAFLASKMEPVVYGGISRLQADLNCIKDLAALEVPWKYALNTCGQDFPLKTNREIVQYLKGFKGKNITPGVLPPAHAVGRTKYVHREHLGKELSYVIRTTALKPPPPHNLTIYFGSAYVALSREFTNFVLHDPRALDLLQWSKDTFSPDEHFWVTLNRIPVVS from the coding sequence ATGCCTTCACCGATGCGTTCCCTCTTCATCATTTCTGTCTCTTGTGTCATCGTTTTCATCGTGTTTTGTGTGTTCAACTTTGGGGGAGAGCAAGGCTTCCAGAGGCTAAATAACTCAGACACTTGGGTGCTGACTCAGGTTTGCACATCCCTTATCAAAGACAAAACACCGTTACTTTGGAGAAACAAACTCATGATGTATGAGAAGTCTTCCTGCGAGGCGTACCTGACCCAAAGCCACTACATCACGGCACCCTTATCAAAGGAAGAAGCCGAGTTTCGTTTGGCATATATCATGGTCATCCATCACAACTTCGACACCTTTGCGAGGCTCTTCAGGGCTATTTACATGCCTCAGAATGTCTACTGTGTTCATGTGGATGAGAAAGCGACAGTTGAATTTAAAGACTCAGTGGAGCAGTTACTGAGCTGCTTCCCAAATGCTTTTCTGGCTTCCAAGATGGAGCCCGTGGTCTATGGTGGGATTTCCAGGCTCCAGGCTGACCTGAACTGCATCAAAGATCTTGCAGCCTTGGAGGTTCCCTGGAAATACGCCCTCAACACCTGTGGGCAAGATTTCCCCCTGAAAACCAACAGGGAGATCGTTCAGTATCTGAAGGGATTTAAAGGGAAAAACATCACCCCCGGGGTGCTGCCCCCAGCTCACGCAGTTGGGCGGACTAAGTATGTCCACCGGGAGCACCTGGGCAAAGAGCTTTCCTATGTGATAAGAACCACAGCCTTGAAGCCGCCTCCTCCCCACAATCTCACCATCTACTTTGGCTCTGCCTATGTGGCCCTGTCCAGAGAGTTTACCAACTTTGTTCTCCACGACCCACGGGCCCTTGACTTGCTCCAATGGTCCAAAGACACCTTCAGTCCGGATGAACATTTCTGGGTGACGCTCAATAGGATTCCAG